One window of Amaranthus tricolor cultivar Red isolate AtriRed21 chromosome 13, ASM2621246v1, whole genome shotgun sequence genomic DNA carries:
- the LOC130798660 gene encoding calmodulin-binding protein 60 A-like isoform X1, whose amino-acid sequence MKICRYSKRTQDDCSISGTRIDLDGDLSPDDKRRKGTPSFRSVVLEVMKLKSFQNALEPMLRRVVKEEVESAIKKHVLSLKRNSDEDVFSCELRNLQLKFLSALSLPVFTGTRIEGEDGSAIKVALIDAATEEVVRYSPESCAKVEVVVLEGDFDGDEGENWTVEEFKNNIVREREGKKPLLTGDVHLYLKDGTGSVGEISFTDNSSWTRSRRFRLGARVIGNYDGARIREAKTESFIVRDHRGELYKKHHPPSLSDKVWRLEKIGKDGAFHKRLTLERVRTVKDFLILLNLDPARLRNILGSGMSAKMWEVTIEHARTCVLDKRVFLYYSPISQHRNGVVFNVVGLVMGLFLDSQFVPVDNLPENDQIDSQRIVIEAFQHWDGVISFEDMESLIAVSSQTTSSPKTETSDARKLMTPQQSVIDYTQPSTSSPDSFSPLYSLGCLSSPDDFPLQAIDGIDLRYDQALDIPVQISNSLFCPSLSMTQSFHDDNHLGFMDIDYPSIQSENMNLESHTGLQDAYSGFVRSHSAGLTTRGPAQRRWKMLSSILRWFQIRRLVVTRKAPCAQIQKTW is encoded by the exons ATGAAGATATGTAGATATTCT AAAAGAACCCAAGATGATTGTTCTATTTCTGGTACTAGGATTGATTTAGATGGTGATCTTAGTCCTGATGATAAGCGTAGGAAGGGTACTCCTTCTTTTAGAAG TGTGGTCCTGGAGGTGATGAAACTAAAGAGTTTCCAGAATGCGTTGGAGCCTATGCTTCGTAGAGTT GTCAAGGAAGAGGTTGAATCTGCTATAAAGAAACACGTCTTGAGTTTGAAGCG GAATTCCGATGAAGATGTATTTTCTTGTGAATTACGGAACCTACAACTGAAGTTCTTGAGCGCACTCTCTCTTCCAGTGTTTACCGGAACTCGAATCGAAGGCGAAGATGGCTCAGCAATTAAAGTGGCTTTAATAGATGCTGCTACTGAGGAAGTCGTCCGATATTCTCCTGAATCGTGTGCAAAAGTAGAAGTTGTTGTTCTCGAAGGAGACTTTGATGGTGATGAGGGAGAAAACTGGACTGTAgaagaatttaaaaacaacATTGTAAGAGAACGAGAAGGGAAGAAACCGCTTCTTACCGGAGATGTACATTTATATCTGAAAGATGGCACTGGTTCTGTTGGTGAAATATCTTTCACTGATAACTCGAGCTGGACAAGAAGCCGTAGATTCAGATTAGGGGCTAGAGTGATCGGGAATTATGATGGAGCTAGAATTAGAGAAGCAAAGACGGAATCGTTCATTGTCAGGGATCACCGTGGAGAGT TGTACAAAAAACACCATCCCCCGTCTCTATCCGATAAAGTTTGGCGACTGGAAAAGATTGGAAAAGATGGAGCATTCCACAAAAGATTAACCTTAGAAAGAGTGAGGACAGTAAAGGATTTCCTGATTTTGCTCAATTTGGATCCTGCACGGCTCCGAAAT ATACTTGGCTCTGGTATGTCTGCCAAGATGTGGGAGGTGACTATAGAACATGCTCGAACGTGTGTACTTGATAAAAGAGTCTTCTTGTATTATTCTCCTATATCTCAGCACAGGAATGGCGTGGTCTTCAACGTCGTGGGACTCGTAATGGGGCTTTTTTTAGATAGCCAGTTTGTTCCTGTAGACAATTTGCCCGAAAACGACCAG ATTGATTCACAAAGAATCGTCATCGAAGCTTTTCAACATTGGGACGGAGTGATCTCATTTGAAGATATGGAGTCGCTCATTGCCGTCTCTTCACAGACAACAAGCTCTCCGAAGACTGAGACGTCAGATGCAAGGAAGCTTATGACACCGCAGCAAAGTGTAATCGATTATACGCAACCAAGCACATCGTCTCCTGATAGTTTCTCTCCTCTCTATTCATTAGGATGCTTGAGCAGCCCGGATGATTTTCCCCTGCAGGCTATAGATGGCATAGACCTACGATATGACCAGGCTCTTGATATTCCAGTTCAAATTAGTAACTCGCTGTTTTGCCCATCTCTTTCGATGACTCAGTCTTTCCATGACGACAATCATCTAGGGTTCATGGACATTGACTATCCGTCTATTCAATCGGAAAACATGAATCTGGAATCCCATACGGGATTACAGGATGCGTACAGTGGCTTCGTTAGGTCTCATTCTGCAGGTCTTACTACCAGAGGACCAGCtcaaagaaggtggaaaatgcTTTCGAGTATTCTAAGATGGTTTCAGATACGGAGACTGGTGGTCACTAGAAAAGCGCCTTGTGCTCAAATACAAAAAACTTGGTAA
- the LOC130798660 gene encoding calmodulin-binding protein 60 A-like isoform X2 codes for MKLKSFQNALEPMLRRVVKEEVESAIKKHVLSLKRNSDEDVFSCELRNLQLKFLSALSLPVFTGTRIEGEDGSAIKVALIDAATEEVVRYSPESCAKVEVVVLEGDFDGDEGENWTVEEFKNNIVREREGKKPLLTGDVHLYLKDGTGSVGEISFTDNSSWTRSRRFRLGARVIGNYDGARIREAKTESFIVRDHRGELYKKHHPPSLSDKVWRLEKIGKDGAFHKRLTLERVRTVKDFLILLNLDPARLRNILGSGMSAKMWEVTIEHARTCVLDKRVFLYYSPISQHRNGVVFNVVGLVMGLFLDSQFVPVDNLPENDQIDSQRIVIEAFQHWDGVISFEDMESLIAVSSQTTSSPKTETSDARKLMTPQQSVIDYTQPSTSSPDSFSPLYSLGCLSSPDDFPLQAIDGIDLRYDQALDIPVQISNSLFCPSLSMTQSFHDDNHLGFMDIDYPSIQSENMNLESHTGLQDAYSGFVRSHSAGLTTRGPAQRRWKMLSSILRWFQIRRLVVTRKAPCAQIQKTW; via the exons ATGAAACTAAAGAGTTTCCAGAATGCGTTGGAGCCTATGCTTCGTAGAGTT GTCAAGGAAGAGGTTGAATCTGCTATAAAGAAACACGTCTTGAGTTTGAAGCG GAATTCCGATGAAGATGTATTTTCTTGTGAATTACGGAACCTACAACTGAAGTTCTTGAGCGCACTCTCTCTTCCAGTGTTTACCGGAACTCGAATCGAAGGCGAAGATGGCTCAGCAATTAAAGTGGCTTTAATAGATGCTGCTACTGAGGAAGTCGTCCGATATTCTCCTGAATCGTGTGCAAAAGTAGAAGTTGTTGTTCTCGAAGGAGACTTTGATGGTGATGAGGGAGAAAACTGGACTGTAgaagaatttaaaaacaacATTGTAAGAGAACGAGAAGGGAAGAAACCGCTTCTTACCGGAGATGTACATTTATATCTGAAAGATGGCACTGGTTCTGTTGGTGAAATATCTTTCACTGATAACTCGAGCTGGACAAGAAGCCGTAGATTCAGATTAGGGGCTAGAGTGATCGGGAATTATGATGGAGCTAGAATTAGAGAAGCAAAGACGGAATCGTTCATTGTCAGGGATCACCGTGGAGAGT TGTACAAAAAACACCATCCCCCGTCTCTATCCGATAAAGTTTGGCGACTGGAAAAGATTGGAAAAGATGGAGCATTCCACAAAAGATTAACCTTAGAAAGAGTGAGGACAGTAAAGGATTTCCTGATTTTGCTCAATTTGGATCCTGCACGGCTCCGAAAT ATACTTGGCTCTGGTATGTCTGCCAAGATGTGGGAGGTGACTATAGAACATGCTCGAACGTGTGTACTTGATAAAAGAGTCTTCTTGTATTATTCTCCTATATCTCAGCACAGGAATGGCGTGGTCTTCAACGTCGTGGGACTCGTAATGGGGCTTTTTTTAGATAGCCAGTTTGTTCCTGTAGACAATTTGCCCGAAAACGACCAG ATTGATTCACAAAGAATCGTCATCGAAGCTTTTCAACATTGGGACGGAGTGATCTCATTTGAAGATATGGAGTCGCTCATTGCCGTCTCTTCACAGACAACAAGCTCTCCGAAGACTGAGACGTCAGATGCAAGGAAGCTTATGACACCGCAGCAAAGTGTAATCGATTATACGCAACCAAGCACATCGTCTCCTGATAGTTTCTCTCCTCTCTATTCATTAGGATGCTTGAGCAGCCCGGATGATTTTCCCCTGCAGGCTATAGATGGCATAGACCTACGATATGACCAGGCTCTTGATATTCCAGTTCAAATTAGTAACTCGCTGTTTTGCCCATCTCTTTCGATGACTCAGTCTTTCCATGACGACAATCATCTAGGGTTCATGGACATTGACTATCCGTCTATTCAATCGGAAAACATGAATCTGGAATCCCATACGGGATTACAGGATGCGTACAGTGGCTTCGTTAGGTCTCATTCTGCAGGTCTTACTACCAGAGGACCAGCtcaaagaaggtggaaaatgcTTTCGAGTATTCTAAGATGGTTTCAGATACGGAGACTGGTGGTCACTAGAAAAGCGCCTTGTGCTCAAATACAAAAAACTTGGTAA
- the LOC130798661 gene encoding cytochrome P450 94A2-like: MFDLFQFLHSSLLILVSILLLYFVKIFIFQTAPTKDNNQPKAYPLIGHFIAVYQQKDNVFQWLTKLLISSPSSTFILHRPLGVKSILTADPIIVEHILKTRFSIYQKGPFQKGVLRDLLGDGIFNSDGETWKVQRQIASYEFNTKSLRTFVQDVVEFELENRLIPILFKAAKNGTVLDLQDILKRFAFDNICKIAFGYDPQYLSPSLPEAMFAVAFEDAVMISSRRYQSFFPILWKISRFLNIGSEKRLRKCIVEIRKFANNLVKQRKQERMMNTVLFETNDLLSRFLKSGHLDEKFVSDIVISFILAGRDTTSAALTWFFWLLHKNKSVEEEILKEIDSKGKQKKITENFSVFEETKEMVYIHAALCETMRLYPPVAADLKEAMDDDILPGGIYVKKGTRITYHPYAMGRLEKIWGPHWLEFQPERWLEVEHRSLNKDPEVVQDGSKVERWKFVPRDPYSYPVFQAGPRICLGKEMAFLQMKRVVAAVLERFRVVPMVEDGFEPVYVPLLTAKMQGGLPVRIEERIPI; encoded by the exons ATGTTTGATCTTTTTCAGTTCTTACATTCATCACTACTTATCCTTGTATCAATTCTTCTACTCTATTTTGTCAaaatcttcatcttccaaacaGCTCCTACAAAAGATAATAATCAACCTAAAGCATATCCTCTAATAGGTCATTTCATAGCTGTTTACCAGCAAAAGGATAATGTATTTCAATGGCTCACTAAACTCCTCATCTCTTCCCCATCTTCCACCTTCATTCTCCACCGTCCATTGGGTGTCAAGAGCATCCTGACCGCTGATCCTATCATCGTTGAACACATCCTCAAAACTCGCTTCTCAATCTACCAAAAAGGACCTTTTCAAAAGGGTGTTCTTAGAGACCTTTTAGGTGATGGAATATTCAATTCTGATGGTGAGACTTGGAAAGTTCAAAGACAAATTGCTAGCTATGAATTCAACACTAAATCATTAAGAACATTTGTACAAGATGTTGTCGAATTCGAGCTCGAAAATCGTCTTATACCAATTCTTTTTAAGGCTGCCAAGAATGGAACAGTTCTTGATCTTCAAGATATACTCAAAAGATTTGCTTTTGATAATATTTGTAAGATAGCTTTTGGGTATGATCCTCAATATTTATCACCTTCTTTACCAGAAGCTATGTTTGCAGTAGCATTTGAAGATGCTGTAATGATAAGTTCTAGAAGATATCAATCCTTCTTCCCAATTCTTTGGAAAATTAGTAGATTTCTGAATATAGGGTCTGAAAAAAGGCTTAGAAAGTGTATTGTTGAGATTCGAAAATTCGCTAATAATCTTGTTAAGCAAAGAAAACAGGAGAGGATGATGAATACTGTTTTATTTGAAACAAATGATTTACTGTCAAGGTTCTTAAAATCTGGACATTTGGATGAGAAATTTGTGAGTGATATTgtgattagttttattttagcaGGTAGAGATACTACATCAGCAGCTTTGACATGGTTCTTTTGGCTACTTCATAAGAACAAATCAGTTGAAGAAGAGATACTAAAAGAGATTGATAGTAAAGGAAAACAGAAGAAAATAACAGAAAATTTTTCAGTTTTTGAAGAAACAAAAGAAATGGTTTATATCCATGCTGCATTGTGTGAGACTATGAGGCTTTACCCTCCAGTTGCAGCTGATCTTAAAGAGGCTATGGATGATGATATCCTTCCTGGTGGGATATATGTGAAGAAGGGTACTAGGATTACTTACCACCCTTATGCTATGGGAAGGTTAGAGAAGATTTGGGGCCCACATTGGCTTGAGTTCCAGCCTGAGAGGTGGTTGGAAGTTGAACATAGGAGTCTCAATAAG GATCCCGAAGTTGTTCAAGACGGCTCTAAAGTGGAAAGGTGGAAGTTTGTGCCTCGTGACCCGTATTCTTACCCGGTTTTTCAAGCTGGACCTAGGATTTGCCTTGGTAAAGAGATGGCTTTCTTGCAAATGAAAAGGGTAGTTGCTGCTGTTTTGGAGAGGTTTCGGGTAGTTCCAATGGTGGAAGACGGGTTTGAACCCGTATATGTGCCTTTGTTGACAGCAAAGATGCAAGGTGGCTTGCCTGTAAGAATTGAAGAAAGGATCCCAATTTGA
- the LOC130798662 gene encoding uncharacterized protein At5g50100, chloroplastic, which translates to MALRPAISIGRRTYHSFLSATSVFATSKSLTHFHRSLHPLHQAKPGFRHGTFRAIQGTTLDPIKPKKDTQEKKQIDDDQNWKIKMLYDGDCPLCMREVKMLRERDNDYGAIKFVDISSEDYSPEDNQGLDYTTVMGRIHAILADGTVVTDVEAFRKLYEAVGLGWVYAITKYEPISSIADAVYGVWAKYRLQITGRPPMEEILESRKKKAEMCGDSKTCKM; encoded by the exons ATGGCTTTAAGACCAGCAATTTCCATTGGAAGACGAACATACCATAGCTTCCTCTCAGCAACATCAGTTTTTGCCACTTCCAAATCTCTCACCCATTTCCATCGTTCATTGCACCCTCTTCATCAAGCCAAACCTG GGTTTAGACATGGTACATTTCGTGCTATTCAAGGAACAACATTGGATCCTATAAAACCCAAGAAGGATACTCAAGAAAAGAAACAAATTGATGATGATCAAAATTGGAAGATCAAAATGTTGTATGATGGAGATTGCCCGCTTTGTATGAGGGAG GTAAAGATGTTGAGGGAGAGGGATAATGATTATGGAGCAATCAAATTTGTTGATATAAGCTCAGAGGATTACTCACCTGAGGATAATCAAGGCCTTGATTACACTACT GTCATGGGAAGAATACATGCAATTCTCGCTGATGGAACAGTAGTAACCGATGTTGAG GCTTTCAGGAAACTGTATGAAGCTGTTGGTTTGGGATGGGTTTACGCAATTACCAAATATGAGCCG ATTTCGAGTATAGCAGACGCAGTTTATGGTGTGTGGGCAAAATATCGCCTTCAGATAACAG GTCGGCCGCCTATGGAAGAGATACTCGAATCAAGAAAAAAGAAG GCTGAAATGTGTGGTGACAGCAAAACTTGTAAAATGTGA